From Trueperella pecoris, a single genomic window includes:
- the tsaB gene encoding tRNA (adenosine(37)-N6)-threonylcarbamoyltransferase complex dimerization subunit type 1 TsaB: protein MDFLTIDSSTGIEVGVCRSEMGHYRQLAASSSASTREHAEQLTPLIRTVVDQAGIARPDAIVVGTGPGAFTGLRAGLVTARTLARAWNVPLYGLSTLEILGLAAADRGAQEVVAMIDARRKEVYAMRVRPMGADDVAVIVAADVMAPADLADQLRHEPAIIAAMSADLYPELDGVAERAIVMPTPVVMARLAESRRARAEAGEEIDLGTEPQYLRRPDIHGQ, encoded by the coding sequence GTGGACTTTCTGACGATTGATTCATCGACCGGCATTGAGGTCGGCGTATGCCGTTCCGAGATGGGCCACTATCGTCAACTCGCCGCGTCGTCGTCGGCCTCCACACGCGAGCACGCCGAACAGCTGACGCCGCTGATTCGCACGGTGGTGGATCAGGCAGGCATCGCGCGTCCGGACGCGATCGTGGTGGGCACCGGCCCCGGCGCCTTCACCGGCCTGCGAGCTGGACTCGTGACCGCGCGCACGCTCGCGCGCGCCTGGAACGTGCCCTTGTACGGCCTGTCCACGCTCGAAATCCTTGGCCTCGCCGCTGCCGACCGTGGAGCCCAGGAGGTTGTAGCGATGATCGACGCGCGCCGCAAGGAGGTCTACGCGATGCGCGTGCGTCCGATGGGCGCTGACGACGTCGCCGTGATCGTCGCCGCCGACGTCATGGCGCCGGCCGACCTCGCCGACCAGCTGCGCCATGAGCCGGCAATCATCGCAGCGATGTCCGCCGATCTGTATCCCGAACTCGATGGCGTTGCGGAGCGCGCGATCGTGATGCCCACCCCGGTTGTCATGGCTCGCCTGGCTGAGTCGCGGCGCGCCCGCGCCGAAGCGGGGGAGGAGATCGACCTAGGCACCGAGCCTCAGTACCTGCGCCGCCCCGACATCCACGGGCAGTAG
- the alr gene encoding alanine racemase has translation MTEFPSRALISKSAFVNNLDRIRDATSAEIMAIVKGNAYGHGLERIARWAHEAGVRWFGVAQLAEALELRSYIPQARILTWIYTPGTDLTEALGAELDLSVGSVWALEEVGKAAKATGRTARVHIKVDTAMARGGLSPRELDEQRWHIAALEEEDLIDVVGLWSHLARADEPDHPETARQVERFEQAGALLAEAGVVPKIRHLAASAGTLWHPATHYDMVRPGVALYGLSPDASVQTASDLGLRAVMRLEADVMTTRDVPAGTGISYNHTYVTPGEAHLGVVPLGYADGIGRMASNSASVTINGKTCPIRGKVCMDQFIVEGEGIEPGHVAVLFGDAREGLATADDWGAKTQTIGYEVVTRIGSHVPRVDAP, from the coding sequence ATGACTGAATTTCCCTCCCGTGCGCTGATCTCCAAGAGCGCATTCGTCAACAACCTCGACCGCATCAGGGACGCCACCTCGGCCGAGATTATGGCCATCGTCAAGGGCAATGCCTACGGCCACGGTCTTGAACGCATCGCACGCTGGGCCCACGAGGCCGGCGTTCGCTGGTTCGGCGTGGCGCAGCTGGCCGAGGCGCTCGAGCTTCGCTCCTACATTCCCCAGGCCCGTATCCTCACCTGGATCTACACCCCCGGCACCGACCTGACCGAGGCGCTAGGCGCCGAGCTCGACCTCTCGGTGGGCTCGGTGTGGGCGCTCGAGGAGGTCGGCAAGGCAGCCAAAGCGACGGGAAGGACGGCGCGCGTCCACATCAAGGTCGATACGGCCATGGCCCGCGGCGGCCTGAGCCCCCGCGAGCTCGACGAGCAACGGTGGCACATCGCGGCGCTGGAAGAGGAGGACCTGATCGACGTCGTCGGGCTGTGGTCACACCTGGCCCGGGCCGACGAGCCGGACCACCCGGAGACGGCCCGCCAAGTCGAGCGCTTCGAACAAGCCGGCGCCCTGCTGGCGGAGGCGGGAGTCGTGCCGAAGATCAGGCACCTGGCCGCTTCGGCCGGAACCCTGTGGCACCCGGCCACTCATTACGACATGGTTCGCCCCGGTGTGGCCCTCTACGGCCTGAGTCCCGACGCGTCGGTGCAGACCGCCTCCGACCTCGGCCTACGGGCCGTCATGAGGCTTGAAGCTGATGTCATGACGACGCGGGACGTCCCCGCCGGCACGGGAATCTCCTACAACCACACGTACGTCACGCCAGGGGAAGCACACCTCGGCGTCGTGCCATTGGGCTACGCGGACGGCATCGGCCGCATGGCCTCGAACTCCGCGTCCGTGACGATCAACGGTAAGACCTGCCCTATCCGCGGCAAGGTGTGTATGGACCAGTTCATCGTCGAAGGTGAGGGCATCGAGCCGGGCCACGTGGCTGTGCTCTTCGGCGACGCTCGGGAGGGCCTGGCCACGGCGGACGATTGGGGGGCGAAAACGCAGACCATCGGATATGAAGTCGTCACGCGTATCGGATCCCACGTTCCCCGCGTAGACGCCCCCTAG
- a CDS encoding NAD(P)H-hydrate epimerase produces the protein MHRAYESQAVRRAEEPLLAAGEALMQRASYALAQAAIAYLRRGGRVAGSRVLVLVGPGNNGGDALCAAAHVARRGADVTAILAGKVHAQGREAARRAGVTLLHFDGAASPSLRQAASEAALWIDGLLGIGVRGGAREPLASWIAELADMKAGGSSAHVIAVDVPSGVGVDDASLPGPVIFADETVAMGCLKPAHLLPPAQYACGEVGVVDLGLEVHLPAEPTVASLEGDDVAGLWLIPGPNDHKYTRGVVGLLTGSERYPGAGVLSAAGALGGGPGMIRYVGHSPEVVRAFPEIVPGPGRVQAWVIGSGLTELDSAASTLAEAVEHSIPVVLDAGAIALLADRQVPQSVVMTPHAGELAQLLGSDRTRVESHPVAAARRAADMTGATVLAKFATSIVASPTGAVYAQAGAPGWAGTAGSGDVLAGLLGTLLAAHAPAAAEDGMPAKLAAAAAYLHGHAAARAARTSGGGVGHPISALDIAHALPTTIGAILHD, from the coding sequence ATGCATCGAGCTTATGAGAGCCAAGCTGTGCGGCGTGCGGAAGAGCCGCTGCTTGCAGCCGGCGAGGCGCTGATGCAGCGCGCTTCGTATGCTCTGGCGCAGGCGGCGATCGCGTACCTGCGCCGTGGCGGCAGGGTGGCTGGCTCGCGCGTGCTTGTGCTCGTTGGCCCTGGAAACAATGGTGGAGACGCCCTCTGTGCGGCGGCCCATGTGGCGCGGCGCGGAGCGGACGTGACGGCGATCCTGGCCGGGAAGGTTCATGCGCAAGGGCGAGAGGCGGCGCGCCGGGCGGGCGTCACGCTTCTTCATTTCGACGGCGCCGCCTCGCCCTCCCTCCGGCAGGCGGCCAGCGAGGCGGCACTGTGGATAGATGGCCTGCTCGGCATCGGGGTGCGGGGAGGAGCTCGCGAGCCCTTGGCGAGCTGGATCGCGGAATTGGCCGACATGAAGGCGGGCGGATCGTCGGCGCACGTCATCGCGGTCGATGTGCCCTCGGGCGTCGGCGTGGATGACGCAAGCCTGCCCGGCCCGGTGATTTTTGCTGATGAGACGGTGGCGATGGGATGCCTCAAACCCGCCCACCTGCTCCCTCCTGCCCAATATGCGTGCGGCGAGGTCGGCGTCGTTGACCTGGGACTGGAGGTGCACCTGCCGGCCGAACCGACAGTGGCTTCACTGGAAGGGGACGACGTTGCGGGCTTGTGGTTGATCCCGGGGCCGAACGATCACAAATACACGCGCGGCGTCGTGGGCCTATTGACGGGATCTGAAAGATATCCAGGCGCTGGGGTGCTCAGCGCCGCGGGTGCGCTGGGCGGCGGGCCCGGCATGATTCGATACGTGGGCCACAGCCCGGAGGTGGTGCGCGCCTTTCCTGAAATTGTTCCGGGCCCAGGGCGTGTGCAGGCGTGGGTCATCGGCTCGGGGCTGACCGAACTCGACAGCGCCGCGAGCACCCTCGCTGAGGCCGTGGAACATAGCATTCCTGTTGTCCTGGACGCCGGAGCCATCGCCCTCCTGGCGGATCGGCAGGTCCCCCAGAGCGTGGTCATGACTCCGCACGCCGGCGAGCTGGCGCAACTCCTCGGCTCGGACCGAACCCGCGTGGAAAGCCACCCCGTGGCGGCGGCGCGCCGCGCCGCGGACATGACGGGCGCCACCGTGCTGGCGAAGTTCGCTACCTCCATCGTGGCCAGCCCGACGGGCGCCGTCTACGCCCAGGCGGGCGCACCCGGTTGGGCAGGGACGGCCGGCTCGGGCGACGTGCTCGCAGGGCTCCTCGGCACGCTCCTGGCCGCTCACGCCCCGGCGGCGGCCGAGGACGGGATGCCCGCCAAGCTCGCCGCCGCGGCCGCCTACCTCCACGGGCACGCGGCCGCGCGGGCTGCAAGAACCTCTGGCGGCGGGGTCGGCCACCCGATCAGCGCACTCGACATCGCACATGCACTTCCCACGACGATCGGAGCAATCCTCCATGACTGA
- the tsaE gene encoding tRNA (adenosine(37)-N6)-threonylcarbamoyltransferase complex ATPase subunit type 1 TsaE — protein MKLVVPTVEAIHRVGRALGELAQPGDLIMLNGPLGAGKTTMTQGIAAGLGVADHVSSPTFVIAQIHPGRIDLVHVDAYRLTSMEELDALDLDASLEESVTVVEWGSGKVESLTGSRLEIDIERPTGGNSDIAPEDLGGDEPRTLTLRPTGERGAALADALLADVGDLASATE, from the coding sequence ATGAAGCTTGTTGTTCCAACTGTTGAAGCGATCCACCGGGTCGGCCGCGCGCTCGGCGAACTCGCCCAGCCCGGGGATCTCATCATGCTTAACGGCCCGCTCGGAGCGGGGAAAACCACCATGACTCAGGGCATCGCCGCAGGTCTGGGCGTCGCAGATCACGTGTCCTCGCCCACCTTCGTCATCGCCCAAATCCACCCCGGCCGCATCGACCTTGTGCATGTGGATGCCTACCGCCTGACCTCGATGGAGGAGCTCGATGCCCTCGATCTGGACGCCTCGCTCGAGGAATCCGTCACCGTTGTCGAGTGGGGAAGCGGCAAGGTTGAATCGCTCACCGGCTCGCGCCTCGAGATCGACATCGAGCGCCCGACGGGCGGCAACTCCGACATCGCGCCTGAGGATCTCGGTGGCGATGAGCCCCGCACCCTTACGCTGCGACCAACCGGAGAACGCGGCGCCGCGCTCGCGGACGCGTTGCTTGCGGACGTCGGCGATCTCGCATCGGCCACGGAGTAA
- a CDS encoding GNAT family N-acetyltransferase has translation MSPLSPPPGGTEPGGTPIPATPAPAGLALIRPAASWWRKLAAFDAANFGLDSWPEAVWEAELCAIDRSYLALVADPGPIRPEGRVVGLGGISHGPEAELLTIAIDEHLRGRGLGAFLLGHLLEIPRAHRAEAVFLEVRSADAGAQRLYERAGFYTVGLRKKYYHDDDAVLMRLDLAR, from the coding sequence TTGAGTCCACTCTCGCCGCCTCCGGGCGGAACCGAGCCCGGCGGGACGCCGATCCCTGCTACACCGGCCCCGGCCGGCCTCGCGCTGATCCGCCCGGCTGCATCGTGGTGGCGAAAACTTGCGGCATTCGATGCGGCGAACTTCGGCCTTGATTCCTGGCCGGAGGCCGTGTGGGAGGCGGAACTGTGCGCCATAGACCGCAGCTACCTCGCCCTCGTCGCCGACCCGGGACCCATTCGCCCCGAGGGGCGCGTGGTGGGGCTCGGAGGCATCTCGCACGGTCCCGAGGCCGAGCTGCTCACCATCGCGATCGACGAACACCTGCGCGGGCGCGGCCTTGGGGCGTTCCTCCTGGGACATCTGCTTGAGATTCCGCGCGCGCACCGAGCCGAGGCCGTCTTCCTCGAAGTACGGTCCGCCGACGCCGGAGCGCAGCGCCTCTACGAGCGCGCCGGCTTCTACACGGTGGGTTTACGCAAGAAGTATTACCACGACGACGACGCCGTGTTGATGCGACTGGACCTGGCCCGGTAA
- a CDS encoding succinate dehydrogenase cytochrome b subunit: MATSTVDHVKGRRTTVALKIAMAVTGLFFVLFLLMHMYGNLKMFVGAEAYDGYAHWMRTILYPVLPHEGTLWVLRFVLLASVLIHAYAAIKLWARAGGARGQAYKVNAGKKVTFSHSYTGSLMRWGGIALAFFIVFHILQFTSLHVNAIGGTHADYVAMGPYHRMLGSFQMENWWVYVVYLIAIAALSFHIHHGVWSALATLGLSRTSREKAYKVVANLAALAVFVGFMTPPTAILFGIIS, translated from the coding sequence GTGGCTACTTCAACTGTTGATCATGTTAAAGGCCGTCGAACCACCGTCGCTTTGAAAATCGCGATGGCCGTGACGGGCCTGTTTTTTGTCCTATTCCTCCTCATGCACATGTACGGAAATCTCAAGATGTTCGTCGGTGCTGAGGCATACGATGGCTACGCGCATTGGATGCGCACGATCCTCTACCCGGTCCTCCCGCATGAGGGCACGCTGTGGGTCCTGCGCTTCGTGCTGCTCGCCTCTGTTCTTATCCACGCCTACGCAGCGATCAAGCTCTGGGCCCGCGCCGGCGGTGCCCGCGGCCAGGCCTACAAGGTAAACGCTGGCAAGAAGGTCACCTTCTCCCACTCCTACACGGGCTCCCTCATGCGTTGGGGCGGCATCGCACTTGCCTTCTTCATCGTTTTCCACATCCTGCAGTTCACTTCCCTTCACGTGAACGCGATCGGCGGGACCCACGCCGACTATGTGGCGATGGGCCCCTACCACCGCATGCTCGGTTCTTTCCAGATGGAGAACTGGTGGGTTTACGTCGTGTACCTGATCGCGATTGCCGCGCTGTCCTTCCACATCCACCACGGTGTGTGGTCGGCGCTGGCCACCCTCGGCCTGTCGCGCACCAGCCGCGAGAAGGCCTACAAGGTCGTCGCTAACCTGGCTGCACTTGCGGTCTTCGTTGGCTTCATGACACCGCCCACCGCGATCCTCTTCGGCATCATTTCTTAA